In one window of Microbacterium sp. PM5 DNA:
- a CDS encoding universal stress protein: MVEKIVVAVTGAPVSERAVRWALQRAQAAPPGTQGIELMSVIGGALGAVGEAELIAQAVADTETVLERLAAPVRDAGITVMTRVETGNPVSRLIDASVNASLLVLGSDYRGPGDGPARGAHGIRIVAGAACPVVVVPDTALVGRRGVVVGVDGSPVSEHALRFAAREADRLGEPLTAVSVWTPIEAPRNGLAVYPEMYLSNMQAATEEMQSVALAGLAVDFPDLVVERVVERGYPSRAIASRGLTARLVVVGTHGRGALARFLLGSISQEVLSHLPAVTAVVR, encoded by the coding sequence ATGGTCGAGAAGATCGTCGTGGCTGTGACGGGGGCACCCGTCTCCGAACGTGCGGTGCGATGGGCGCTGCAGCGGGCGCAGGCCGCTCCGCCCGGCACGCAGGGCATCGAGCTGATGTCGGTGATCGGGGGAGCGCTCGGCGCCGTCGGCGAGGCGGAGCTGATCGCGCAGGCCGTCGCCGACACCGAGACCGTGCTGGAGCGCCTGGCGGCGCCGGTGCGGGATGCCGGCATCACGGTGATGACCCGGGTGGAGACCGGCAACCCCGTGTCCCGCCTCATCGACGCCAGCGTCAACGCCTCACTCCTCGTGCTGGGCAGCGATTACCGCGGACCGGGCGATGGACCGGCGCGCGGCGCCCACGGCATCCGTATCGTCGCCGGGGCCGCCTGCCCGGTCGTGGTGGTGCCCGACACGGCGCTCGTCGGTCGGCGCGGGGTCGTCGTCGGCGTCGACGGGTCGCCGGTGTCCGAGCATGCGCTGCGTTTCGCGGCGCGCGAGGCCGACCGCCTGGGCGAGCCGCTCACCGCGGTCAGTGTCTGGACTCCCATCGAGGCGCCCCGCAACGGACTGGCCGTCTACCCCGAGATGTACCTGTCGAACATGCAGGCCGCCACGGAGGAGATGCAGTCGGTGGCCCTCGCCGGGCTCGCCGTCGACTTCCCGGATCTGGTCGTCGAGCGCGTCGTCGAGCGCGGCTACCCCTCGCGAGCGATCGCCTCGCGGGGTCTGACCGCTCGCCTCGTCGTCGTGGGTACGCACGGTCGCGGGGCCCTCGCCCGCTTCCTGCTCGGCTCGATCAGCCAGGAGGTGCTGTCGCATCTTCCCGCGGTGACCGCGGTGGTGCGCTGA
- a CDS encoding LPXTG cell wall anchor domain-containing protein, translating into MKHRFTKVAASVAIAAGLVFAAPAMAQAYTPTGPDTVTVTVTAPGPVPVTGFQPGASVTFTLVGEGVTGANLATVKFAVSSTTVTKTADSSGVATATIVGTPPAGSSWTLSATGARASSEAGGGSGTLPSTGGDSESLLGIWVGGGALVLAGATVAVAATVRRNRQETNA; encoded by the coding sequence ATGAAGCACCGTTTCACCAAGGTCGCGGCCTCCGTCGCGATCGCCGCAGGGTTGGTTTTCGCCGCCCCGGCAATGGCACAGGCTTACACCCCGACCGGCCCCGACACCGTCACCGTGACGGTCACGGCGCCCGGTCCCGTCCCCGTGACCGGCTTCCAGCCGGGCGCGAGCGTGACCTTCACGCTCGTGGGCGAAGGCGTCACCGGCGCCAACCTCGCCACGGTCAAGTTCGCGGTCAGCTCCACGACGGTCACCAAGACCGCCGACTCGTCGGGCGTCGCCACGGCGACGATCGTCGGCACCCCGCCGGCGGGCTCCTCGTGGACGCTCTCCGCGACCGGCGCTCGCGCCTCGTCCGAGGCCGGCGGCGGCAGCGGCACCCTGCCCTCGACGGGTGGCGACAGCGAGTCGCTGCTCGGCATCTGGGTCGGCGGTGGCGCTCTCGTCCTCGCCGGTGCGACCGTCGCCGTGGCCGCCACGGTGCGTCGCAACCGCCAGGAGACCAACGCCTGA
- a CDS encoding fructose 1,6-bisphosphatase: MLPAPSRPPRLRALGAAAAGLVVLTSLTGCTQIASAFNGLQQNAVSTPAPRPAVTQAVSMPYDSKFTYDGSVSLSTDVADGLEVRLDVWAADPKRTQEWAPDNDKTFGFAVNVVDHRVDEKAVLTQKRRVYLSMVSITSQVSQSTIGQQQMMSPFQFSADPRTLVPSDTMRSDRGLLLNTFQGGLLVPTTTIHQLPGDTYGITLQFALQVWVEGTANTDTSFQQQTVYQVLPIAIFSPTAPTQ, from the coding sequence ATGCTTCCCGCCCCCTCGCGTCCTCCCCGCCTCCGCGCCCTCGGCGCCGCCGCCGCGGGCCTCGTGGTGCTGACGTCCCTGACCGGCTGCACCCAGATCGCCAGCGCCTTCAACGGTCTGCAGCAGAACGCGGTGTCCACGCCTGCCCCGCGCCCGGCGGTCACCCAGGCCGTCAGCATGCCCTACGACTCGAAGTTCACCTACGACGGCTCGGTGTCGCTGTCCACCGACGTCGCCGACGGGCTCGAGGTGCGCCTGGACGTCTGGGCCGCCGATCCGAAGCGCACTCAGGAGTGGGCACCCGACAACGACAAGACCTTCGGTTTCGCGGTCAACGTGGTCGATCACCGCGTCGATGAGAAGGCGGTGCTCACGCAGAAGCGACGTGTGTACCTGTCGATGGTCAGCATCACCTCGCAGGTGTCGCAGTCCACGATCGGTCAGCAGCAGATGATGTCGCCGTTCCAGTTCTCGGCTGACCCGCGCACCCTGGTGCCGTCCGACACGATGCGCTCCGACCGCGGCCTCCTGCTGAACACCTTCCAGGGCGGGCTGCTCGTGCCGACGACGACGATCCACCAGCTGCCGGGCGACACCTACGGGATCACCCTCCAGTTCGCCCTGCAGGTGTGGGTGGAGGGCACGGCCAACACGGATACGAGCTTCCAGCAGCAGACCGTTTATCAGGTTCTTCCGATCGCCATCTTCTCCCCGACCGCCCCCACTCAATAG
- a CDS encoding glycosyltransferase family 2 protein produces MSTPFDTGRQAAEPQFRAAPFGAPPAPPAQPYGFPVPQESFHPAELAIPELDDFSSVLEHTTVHRSTIGCVVPAYNEEESIADVLRSLLGQSRVPDVIHVVVNNTSDATVKIASEFSGPHEITTELGEQFTEVFVHDIGKNPDKKVGALNYGYALVEGYDYLLGVDGDTIADRRAVEFLEGEAVGDSRIGGISAIYSIDDRPIKGVIAKFLIAGQRTQFAAFNLQNLLRGRNMAVLGGQFSIFSTTALRDVMKANHQNSPWVKDSEVEDSLLSLQIKSAGYLTKISPFARADVGGMTTLKGYDAQQVKWTYGAIELMWPGQRGDTKGQPFHPNLRLRWFENFSMLTNLFVRVAFLTLLIASLSINAFVFSPWWLIPPVVAMMLNLRVARAMETCNSRDLLFAGLMFPAEIFMWVRISHFLRSWTRFLSRKKVDNWAMQAKAERGGGSIGHWVPFIMLAIVAIAVAVIWNMLDPVAQSAILWVGWPIVGVVTVIQTVLMSFRLFRRHQGFKV; encoded by the coding sequence GTGAGCACGCCCTTCGACACCGGCCGGCAGGCCGCCGAACCGCAGTTCCGTGCGGCCCCCTTCGGGGCGCCGCCGGCACCGCCGGCGCAGCCGTACGGGTTCCCCGTGCCGCAGGAGTCCTTCCACCCCGCGGAGCTCGCCATCCCCGAGCTCGACGACTTCTCCTCGGTGCTCGAGCACACGACCGTGCACCGCTCGACCATCGGGTGTGTCGTGCCTGCGTACAACGAGGAGGAGTCGATCGCCGACGTGCTGCGCTCGCTGCTCGGGCAGAGCCGGGTGCCCGACGTGATCCACGTCGTCGTCAACAACACGTCCGACGCGACGGTCAAGATCGCGTCGGAGTTCAGCGGTCCGCACGAGATCACCACCGAGCTGGGCGAGCAGTTCACCGAGGTGTTCGTCCACGACATCGGCAAGAACCCCGACAAGAAGGTCGGAGCGCTCAACTACGGCTACGCACTGGTCGAGGGGTACGACTACCTGCTCGGTGTGGACGGTGACACGATCGCCGACCGCCGGGCCGTCGAGTTCCTCGAGGGCGAAGCCGTCGGCGACTCCCGCATCGGCGGGATCTCTGCGATCTACTCGATCGATGACCGCCCGATCAAGGGCGTCATCGCGAAGTTCCTCATCGCCGGCCAGCGCACCCAGTTCGCGGCCTTCAACCTGCAGAACCTCTTGCGCGGGCGCAACATGGCGGTGCTGGGCGGGCAGTTCTCGATCTTCTCGACGACGGCGCTGCGCGATGTCATGAAGGCGAACCACCAGAACTCGCCCTGGGTCAAGGACAGCGAGGTCGAGGACTCGCTGCTGTCGCTGCAGATCAAGAGCGCCGGCTACCTCACCAAGATCAGCCCCTTCGCCCGCGCCGACGTGGGCGGAATGACCACGCTCAAGGGTTACGACGCCCAGCAGGTGAAGTGGACCTACGGCGCGATCGAGCTCATGTGGCCGGGTCAGCGCGGCGACACCAAGGGGCAGCCGTTCCACCCGAACCTGCGCCTGCGGTGGTTCGAGAACTTCTCGATGCTCACCAACCTCTTCGTGCGCGTCGCCTTCCTCACCCTGCTGATCGCCTCGCTCTCGATCAACGCGTTCGTCTTCTCACCGTGGTGGCTCATCCCGCCGGTGGTCGCGATGATGCTGAACCTGCGGGTCGCACGCGCGATGGAGACCTGCAACAGTCGCGATCTCCTCTTCGCCGGCCTGATGTTCCCCGCGGAGATCTTCATGTGGGTGCGCATCAGCCACTTCCTGCGGTCGTGGACGCGGTTCCTGTCGCGCAAGAAGGTCGACAACTGGGCGATGCAGGCCAAGGCCGAACGCGGCGGCGGCAGCATCGGCCACTGGGTGCCGTTCATCATGCTCGCCATCGTCGCGATCGCGGTCGCGGTGATCTGGAACATGCTCGACCCGGTGGCGCAGTCGGCGATCCTCTGGGTGGGCTGGCCCATCGTCGGGGTGGTCACGGTCATCCAGACCGTGCTCATGTCGTTCCGGCTGTTCCGTCGCCACCAGGGCTTCAAGGTCTGA
- a CDS encoding response regulator transcription factor, giving the protein MTDPSLPMKTAVIIEDDPDIRHLIVEVLEAAGFSTVSVGNGIDGVRAVLSYQPLVTTLDVNMPGIDGFEAARRIRAQSDTFIIMITGLEEEADVVVGLGSGADDYIVKPFRPRELRARIDSLLRRPRATAGGAPQVAAPRQEVGGPSFPGARPGAPRVPDYGMPQAPAAGYGYPTQAPGWPTPVEAQPAGWPPAAPADPPYSFDGVQPSAAPAQPQEQTAPASAAPVPSAAAPAAPAQPIVVPSSVGPQSPGSALATAGAAGEVVAYTGPGWVAHRDLTVNPEQRVAAIAGQELVLTRTEFDLLATLMESKRRVRSKADLTLVLRGESYVTSYFVGEADKRAIEAHMTNLRRKLGDNPANPRYIETVRGVGYRLTAEHAA; this is encoded by the coding sequence ATGACCGATCCTTCGTTACCGATGAAAACCGCCGTGATCATCGAGGATGATCCCGACATCCGTCACCTCATCGTCGAGGTGCTCGAAGCCGCGGGCTTCTCGACGGTGTCGGTCGGCAACGGCATCGACGGCGTGCGGGCGGTGCTCTCCTACCAGCCTCTCGTCACCACTCTCGACGTGAACATGCCCGGCATCGACGGATTCGAGGCAGCGCGGCGCATCCGCGCGCAGAGCGACACGTTCATCATCATGATCACCGGCCTCGAGGAAGAGGCCGACGTCGTCGTCGGGCTCGGCTCCGGCGCCGACGACTACATCGTGAAGCCGTTCCGCCCGCGCGAGCTGCGCGCTCGCATCGACTCGCTCCTGCGCCGCCCGCGCGCCACGGCCGGCGGCGCGCCGCAGGTGGCCGCGCCGCGCCAGGAGGTCGGCGGCCCGTCCTTCCCCGGAGCGCGTCCGGGCGCGCCGCGCGTGCCCGACTACGGGATGCCGCAGGCTCCCGCCGCCGGGTACGGGTATCCGACGCAGGCCCCCGGCTGGCCGACACCGGTCGAGGCCCAGCCCGCCGGCTGGCCTCCCGCCGCGCCGGCCGACCCGCCCTACAGCTTCGACGGCGTGCAGCCCTCCGCAGCGCCTGCGCAGCCGCAGGAGCAGACAGCCCCGGCATCCGCCGCACCCGTTCCGTCCGCGGCGGCACCCGCCGCACCGGCGCAGCCGATCGTCGTGCCCTCGAGCGTCGGACCCCAGTCGCCCGGCAGCGCCCTCGCCACGGCGGGGGCCGCCGGTGAGGTGGTCGCCTACACCGGGCCCGGCTGGGTCGCGCACCGCGATCTCACCGTGAACCCGGAGCAGCGCGTTGCCGCGATCGCCGGTCAGGAGCTGGTGCTCACTCGCACCGAGTTCGATCTGCTGGCGACCCTCATGGAGTCCAAACGGCGGGTGCGCAGCAAGGCCGATCTGACCCTCGTGTTGCGCGGGGAGTCGTACGTGACGAGCTACTTCGTGGGCGAGGCCGACAAGCGCGCGATCGAGGCACACATGACCAACCTCCGCCGAAAGCTCGGCGACAACCCCGCCAACCCGCGGTACATCGAGACCGTGCGCGGCGTGGGCTACCGGCTGACGGCAGAGCACGCCGCCTGA